From a region of the Salarias fasciatus chromosome 6, fSalaFa1.1, whole genome shotgun sequence genome:
- the prmt9 gene encoding protein arginine N-methyltransferase 9, which yields MPNASVKTKHSRRARRRRRVDPARNELVSSSLESAQQCLLNQDYGTAFVHYLLVLNLAPVFKDLAQESFRFTLFKWTEELDSVGRIQDLFDCYEQAMELFPADEVILNSMGEHLFRMGFRDEAAGHFHKALKLRPDYPEARENFYRVANWLVERWHFLMLNDHGRNRKYQQAIQKAVESGCSTVLDIGTGTGILGMCAKKAGAAEVYACELSKTMYELACEVVSANGMGDSIKILHMKSLEMEVPKDIPHRVSLVVTETVDAGLFGEGIIESLIHAWHHLLLPPQRGENEFGEQSATGRVIPSGATVFGMAVECLEIRRHHRLCVSEVGGLSMAAAGKLHSPVSCSSEPDDSMEPYTTERLSRLPGGYKALTEPFTALNIDFNNVQELEGLSSREVQELRLPVTQAGELDALAVWFQLHLDEESSLSTGPQEDTCWEQAIYPVHNTEGFVLRPGDELVVEVSCRDAFLRLCSVAALRDGQKILLDRRADPLQSASPVSNPSPEAELCSALACLQTDQSQTRDVCVLECAEMALLNNHYYHQSFSAALSRLLSRLKASRPDSAKHGGGLFYVLDVSEGFSLLSLIAASQGRVKAYSSVEKSGQQEALKRLARSAGIPEQRLEFWLNHMEDEQGMLKRPSREELWSAIILDCVETCGLIRQKLMEKASLARCLLEDGGQIFPQKIVVYGMLVESEVLLLESAVQGRQPTLGFNIAPFINQFTVPVHVFLDFSMLECRHLSESVELFVLDLMDTNANYTHREVRVQATSAGQITAVPFWYQIHLDQDASVSTLSQNSHWKQAAVVLQQPVDVRAGEWVRLAVKLHKSTISIAAHIEDTHGPME from the exons ATGCCGAATGCCAGTGTGAAGACGAAGCACAGTAGGCGAGCCCGCCGGCGACGCAGAGTAGACCCTGCGAGGAATGAGCTGGTCTCCAGTTCTCTAGAGAGCGCCCAGCAGTGTCTGCTTAACCAAGACTATGGGACCGCATTTGTACACTACCTCCTCGTCCTCAATCTCGCGCCTGTGTTTAAGGACTTAGCACAG gAGTCCTTCAGGTTCACTCTCTTCAAATGGAccgaggagctggactctgtggGCCGCATTCAGGACCTCTTCGACTGCTACGAACAAGCCATGGAGCTTTTTCCGGCGGATGAAGTCATCCTGAACAGCATGGGCGAACACCTGTTCAG AATGGGCTTCAGAGATGAAGCTGCAGGTCACTTCCACAAAGCCTTGAAGCTGAGACCGGACTATCCAGAAGCCAGAGAGAACTTCTACCGTGTGGCCAACTGGCTGGTGGAGCGCTGGCACTTCCTCATGCTCAACGACCACGGGAGGAACCGGAAGTACCAGCAAGCCATTCAGAAGGCCGTGGAGAGCGGCTGCAGCACTGTACTAGACATAGGTACTGGCACTGGAATCCTTGG CATGTGTGCTAAGAAGGCAGGGGCTGCGGAGGTCTACGCCTGCGAGCTCTCCAAGACCATGTATGAGCTGGCCTGCGAGGTGGTGAGCGCCAACGGGATGGGAGACAGCATCAAGATCCTCCATATGAAGTCTCTGGAGATGGAAGTGCCAAAGGATATCCCACAcag AGTATCTTTGGTGGTAACAGAGACGGTCGATGCGGGATTGTTTGGAGAGGGCATCATCGAGAGTCTGATTCATGCCTGGCACCACCTCCTGCTGCCTCCGCag AGGGGTGAGAATGAATTTGGCGAGCAGTCTGCCACAGGACGGGTCATCCCTTCTGGAGCCACGGTGTTCGGCATGGCCGTCGAGTGCCTGGAGATCCGCCGGCACCACAG GCTCTGCGTGTCGGAGGTCGGCGGTTTATCCATGGCCGCAGCGGGAAAACTCCACAGCCCAGTGAGCTGCAGCTCGGAGCCGGACGACTCCATGGAGCCGTACACCACAGAGCGACTCAGCAGGCTGCCGGGAGGATATAAAGCTCTCACAGAGCCGTTCACCGCCCTCAACATAGACTTCAACAACGTGCAG gagctggagggtcTGAGCTCCCGGGAGGTTCAGGAGCTGCGTCTGCCCGTCACTCAGGCGGGCGAGCTGGACGCTCTGGCCGTGTGGTTCCAGCTCCACCTGGACGAGGAGAGCAGCCTGTCCACCGGACCTCAGGAGGACACCTGCTGGGAGCAGGCCATCTACCCCGTCCACAACACCGAGG GTTTTGTCCTGCGTCCGGGAGacgagctggtggtggaggtcTCCTGCCGGGACGCCTTCCTCCGGCTCTGCAGCGTCGCCGCGCTGAGAGACGGGCAGAAAATCCTCCTCGACAGGCGTGCGGATCCGCTACAATCTGCAAGCCCGGTGTCCAACCCCAGCCCCgaggcggagctgtgcagcgcCTTGGCGTGTCTCCAGACCGACCAGAGTCAGACCAGAGACGTCTGCGTGCTGGAATGCGCGGAGATGGCGCTGCTGAACAACCACTACTACCATCAGAGCTTCTCCGCCGCGCTGTCCAGACTCCTCTCCCGGCTGAAGGCCTCCCGGCCGGACTCCGCCAAGCACGGCGGCGGCCTGTTCTACGTGCTGGACGTGTCGGAGGGCTTCTCCCTGCTCTCGCTCATCGCCGCCAGCCAGGGTCGGGTCAAGGCCTACAGCTCGGTGGAGAAGagcggccagcaggaggcgctgaaGAGGCTGGCCCGGTCCGCCGGCATCCCCGAGCAGCGCCTGGAGTTCTGGCTCAACCACATGGAGGACGAGCAGGGGATGCTGAAGAGGCCGTCCAGGGAGGAGCTGTGGAGCGCCATCATCCTGGACTGCGTGGAAACATGCGGCCTCATCAGGCAGAAGTTAATGGAGAAGGCTTCGCTGGCCAG ATGCCTGCTGGAAGACGGAGGGCAGATATTCCCTCAGAAGATCGTTGTGTATGGGATGCTGGTTGAGTCCGAAGTCTTACTGCTGGAGAGCGCCGTCCAGGGTCGGCAGCCGACGCTGGGATTCAACATCGCTCCTTTCATCAACCAGTTCACT GTGCCGGTCCACGTGTTCCTGGACTTTTCCATGCTGGAGTGCAGACATCTCAGTGAATCCGTGGAGCTCTTCGTGCTTGACCTCATGGACACAAACGCAAACTACACTCACAGAGAAGTCCGG GTCCAGGCTACGTCTGCGGGCCAGATAACGGCAGTCCCGTTCTGGTACCAGatccacctggaccaggacgCCAGCGTCAGCACCCTCAGCCAGAACTCTCACTGGAAGCAGGCGGCCGTCGTTCTGCAGCAGCCTGTGGACGTGCGCGCCGGGGAATGGGTCCGGCTCGCCGTGAAGCTTCACAAGAGCACCATCTCCATCGCAGCCCATATAGAAGACACACACGGCCCGATGGAGTAG